In Lautropia mirabilis, one DNA window encodes the following:
- a CDS encoding acetate/propionate family kinase encodes MSTRTESNISESGLDEGLVLVLNCGSSSIKFALYDAAEHPLPKRPMWSGKAVDIGGPNVTYEDSDTPCGPLRTEDDGRRPYVAAIDYIRARVRKRVGQRRLIGVAHRVVHGGPKYSHPVRMDAEVLADLKSYIPLAPLHQPYALEAIAALMDGVPDLPQVACFDTSFHYTMPKVEKQLGLPHEVWDKGLRRYGFHGLSYEYMALSLPELYGDISKGKVIVAHLGSGASLCAMEDLKSQSTTMGFSVLDGLMMGTRPGTLDPGAILFLMESEKLSLKDMTRMLYHKSGLLGVSGLSPEPRVLLARENEEGEVGERIRDAMRLYVRRVIRQIGSLIAMMNGIDMLVFTAGVGENSAEIRRRILEGMTYFGIKVDQEANKANAPVISTPDSAVKVVIQPTNEEWIAARHAVQLLLGKEQ; translated from the coding sequence ATGAGCACAAGAACCGAATCGAACATTTCCGAATCCGGCCTCGACGAAGGGCTGGTCCTGGTCCTGAACTGTGGCTCGTCCAGCATCAAGTTCGCCCTGTACGATGCCGCTGAACATCCGCTGCCCAAGCGCCCGATGTGGAGCGGCAAGGCGGTGGACATTGGCGGCCCCAATGTCACCTACGAGGACTCCGATACCCCCTGTGGCCCGCTGCGTACCGAAGATGACGGCCGCCGCCCCTATGTCGCCGCGATCGACTACATCCGTGCGCGGGTCCGCAAGCGCGTGGGCCAGCGCCGGCTCATCGGTGTGGCACACCGCGTCGTGCATGGCGGCCCCAAGTATTCGCATCCGGTGCGCATGGATGCCGAGGTGCTGGCAGACCTGAAGAGCTACATCCCGCTGGCCCCGCTGCATCAGCCCTACGCGCTGGAAGCCATTGCTGCACTGATGGATGGCGTGCCCGACCTGCCGCAGGTGGCCTGTTTCGACACCTCCTTCCACTACACCATGCCCAAGGTGGAGAAGCAGCTGGGGCTGCCGCATGAGGTCTGGGACAAGGGCCTGCGCCGCTATGGTTTCCATGGCCTGTCGTACGAGTACATGGCGCTGTCACTGCCCGAGCTCTATGGCGACATCTCCAAGGGCAAGGTCATCGTGGCCCACCTGGGCAGCGGCGCGAGCCTCTGCGCCATGGAGGACCTGAAGAGCCAGTCCACCACCATGGGCTTCTCGGTGCTCGACGGCCTGATGATGGGCACCCGTCCCGGCACCCTCGATCCCGGCGCCATCCTCTTCCTGATGGAATCGGAAAAGCTCAGCCTGAAGGACATGACCCGCATGCTGTATCACAAGTCGGGCCTGCTGGGCGTCTCCGGCCTGTCGCCCGAGCCCCGGGTGCTGCTGGCCCGCGAGAACGAGGAAGGCGAGGTCGGCGAGCGCATCCGTGACGCCATGCGCCTCTACGTGCGTCGGGTCATCCGCCAGATCGGTTCGCTCATTGCCATGATGAATGGTATCGACATGCTGGTATTCACCGCAGGTGTAGGTGAGAACAGTGCCGAGATCCGCCGTCGCATCCTGGAAGGGATGACCTACTTCGGCATCAAGGTGGATCAGGAAGCCAACAAGGCCAATGCTCCGGTCATCTCCACGCCTGACAGTGCCGTCAAGGTCGTGATCCAGCCCACCAACGAGGAATGGATCGCCGCGCGTCACGCCGTGCAACTCCTGCTGGGCAAGGAACAGTAG
- a CDS encoding DUF655 domain-containing protein yields the protein MADAPAPARALGSLPLACLIRSDGTADGEFAMQTIFRAGAPLSLPTSRLAWLVAVLRTFLLPFLLFPWLLAGGASAWAADLSTDGAPAPVVVAANVPDAVQTGIPGHVEVLAQGNTSDLEGLPDTSPAVDTAIDANRATAEQLQALRGIGPAMATRIIAERERQPFASLDDLARRVRGVGARRLRQWQEAGLLVSPRQPGGVQDRAVHERRGHARSVGVRVADTQGTEVSGANAQSTHVMGANALGARGQGTQAPGAPVPMGTTTARPGRISIPPPRHAGATDHPIEVIRGNPRLPSRATTARPGRATRGRSGAGRSAAGRSSAERYAAGREAAERSSVAQRPGDATQALSRSASATGAHTASRARGPRADDPSCRTQRRIHQRSRSGKGAQVRRSKAPSLFEDRPLFDCHSIFDERSRLLPRG from the coding sequence ATGGCTGATGCGCCGGCCCCCGCCCGCGCGCTAGGCTCTCTCCCTTTGGCGTGCCTTATCCGCTCGGACGGCACGGCAGACGGGGAGTTCGCCATGCAGACCATCTTCCGGGCAGGGGCTCCCCTGTCGCTACCCACGAGCCGTCTTGCCTGGCTCGTTGCCGTCCTCCGGACGTTTCTGTTGCCGTTTCTGCTGTTTCCGTGGCTGCTGGCAGGCGGTGCTTCTGCATGGGCGGCGGACCTGTCCACGGATGGAGCGCCAGCCCCCGTGGTGGTGGCCGCTAACGTTCCGGATGCCGTCCAAACGGGCATTCCTGGCCACGTGGAGGTTCTCGCTCAAGGCAACACTTCCGACTTGGAGGGTCTCCCCGACACATCCCCCGCTGTCGACACGGCCATCGACGCCAACCGTGCCACGGCCGAGCAGCTGCAGGCCCTGCGCGGCATCGGGCCAGCCATGGCGACGCGCATCATCGCCGAGCGCGAACGTCAGCCCTTTGCCAGTCTTGACGACCTGGCTCGCCGGGTACGCGGCGTGGGCGCGCGTCGCCTTCGGCAGTGGCAGGAAGCGGGTCTTCTCGTGTCGCCCCGGCAGCCTGGAGGCGTGCAGGATCGGGCCGTGCACGAGCGTCGGGGTCATGCCCGGAGCGTCGGTGTACGGGTGGCTGATACTCAAGGAACCGAGGTCAGTGGCGCCAATGCCCAAAGTACCCATGTCATGGGTGCCAATGCCCTTGGTGCCAGGGGCCAGGGCACCCAGGCTCCGGGTGCCCCTGTTCCGATGGGCACCACAACTGCTCGTCCCGGCCGCATATCGATCCCTCCGCCGCGCCATGCGGGGGCTACAGATCACCCCATCGAGGTCATCCGGGGCAACCCGCGTCTGCCCTCCAGAGCCACTACGGCGCGCCCGGGGCGCGCGACCAGGGGGCGGTCCGGGGCAGGGCGTTCCGCAGCGGGGCGATCCTCGGCAGAGAGGTATGCGGCCGGGCGCGAAGCAGCAGAGCGATCCTCAGTAGCGCAACGCCCAGGGGATGCCACTCAGGCCCTATCCCGCAGTGCCTCGGCCACGGGGGCGCACACGGCTTCCCGCGCCCGAGGCCCTCGTGCGGATGATCCCTCCTGCCGCACGCAGCGCCGGATCCATCAGCGCAGCCGCAGCGGGAAGGGTGCCCAGGTCCGGCGCAGCAAGGCTCCGTCGCTATTCGAGGACCGTCCGCTCTTCGATTGCCACTCGATATTCGATGAGCGTTCCAGGCTGCTGCCACGGGGGTGA